One part of the Phragmites australis chromosome 3, lpPhrAust1.1, whole genome shotgun sequence genome encodes these proteins:
- the LOC133911101 gene encoding guanine nucleotide-binding protein subunit gamma 3-like produces MAMAAAAPRPKSPPASPDPCGRHRLQLAVDALHREIGFLEGEISSIEGAHAASRCCKEIDEFVGTNPDPFITIRSEKRSNDQPHQFLKKFRAKTCLSYLSWICCCGGCSPIRIKRPPSCSCAGLRRLCCCCRCRVVYAGCGCCVPCPRCSCDCTCSCPRSSDACCIPRCCLCL; encoded by the exons gcggcggcggcgccgaggcCCAAGTCGCCGCCGGCCTCGCCCGACCCCTGCGGCCGCCACCGCCTGCAGCTCGCCGTCGACGCGCTCCACCGGGAGATCGGCTTCCTCGAG GGTGAAATAAGTTCCATTGAAGGGGCCCACGCTGCCTCCAGATGCTGCAAAGA GATTGATGAATTCGTGGGAACAAATCCCGATCCATTCATAACGAT TCGGTCAGAGAAACGAAGTAATGATCAACCTCACCAGTTTTTGAAGAAGTTCCG GGCAAAGACGTGCCTGAGCTACCTCTCGTGGATCTGCTGTTGCGGTGGCTGCTCGCCGATCCGGATCAAGAGGCCGCCGAGCTGCTCCTGCGCCGGGCTGAGGCGgctgtgctgctgctgccggtGCCGCGTCGTGTACGCGGGCTGCGGCTGCTGCGTGCCGTGCCCGCGCTGCTCGTGCGACTGCACCTGCTCCTGCCCCAGGTCCAGCGACGCTTGCTGCATCCCTCGGTGCTGTTTATGTTTGTGA